The following coding sequences lie in one Spinacia oleracea cultivar Varoflay chromosome 1, BTI_SOV_V1, whole genome shotgun sequence genomic window:
- the LOC110800668 gene encoding uncharacterized protein, which translates to MEFENAIEFREAITNYCVRTGRDVRLTKNNAKKMGARCSANKCPFYIWASYHRGQGNLVVKTLIPVHSCGRLETLKKMRAAWIAKTYHIKFKVNPYLRCREIVETIWTEHGIRVSLWMALKARRKAQNLILGEYREQYSLLYRYAEEIKRSNPRNTIKFKLNNNVFERLYICFDAIKKGFLAGCRRFFGIDGCFLKGPFGGQLLVAVRRDGNNQMYPIAWACVEVEDTNSWGCFLQLLADDLDTHDGRGYTIMSDQQKGLLKAISIVWPAAETRVCARHVYCNFRQVYGGGLEYRRDFWKIAKSTTMNDFNANMELFKAIKVEEGDDLLKRNHTKWIRAFFTSQSECDCIDNNMNEVFNAYILSSRHKPIITMLVDIRESLMERLHKKRDFIANKDILICPRIQKRLEKAKLDARGWLAFWDGHFSYGVREGATQVRYAVSFLDRTCSCNAWQLSGVPCNHAVTAIWKAMEHPEHYVSHWYSKETYLKAYLFPLEPLNGPQQWPTSMYEPIEAPGCKKLQNRPTVKRKPSVGENVQDNIKLSKKGLPHKCSNCGEVGHNKRKCSMPLKVPNGPPVAKKTATTPTQSTQTETTTSQAETGVLVAPKQKKQAKGKQPMYVNAQQGFAPMHNKGVGVYTYPNGFQRQAMVSVCIDSSL; encoded by the coding sequence ATGGAATTTGAAAATGCAATTGAGTTTAGGGAAGCTATTACCAACTACTGTGTGCGTACAGGCAGGGATGTTCGGTTGACAAAGAATAATGCCAAGAAAATGGGAGCTAGGTGTAGTGCTAACAAGTGTCCTTTCTACATATGGGCTTCCTATCATCGAGGGCAAGGTAATTTGGTTGTTAAAACTCTTATTCCAGTACATAGTTGTGGTAGGTTAGAAACATTAAAGAAGATGAGAGCTGCCTGGATTGCTAAGACATACCACATCAAGTTCAAAGTAAACCCTTATTTGAGATGCAGAGAAATAGTCGAGACAATTTGGACGGAACATGGTATAAGGGTATCTCTGTGGATGGCTTTAAAGGCTAGGAGGAAAGCTCAAAACCTCATACTTGGAGAGTATAGAGAGCAATATTCATTGTTGTACAGGTATGCAGAGGAAATCAAACGATCAAATCCAAGGAACACAATTAAGTTTAAGTTGAATAATAATGTGTTTGAAAGATTATACATCTGTTTTGATGCTATAAAAAAAGGATTTCTTGCTGGTTGTAGAAGGTTTTTTGGGATTGATGGTTGCTTTCTTAAAGGTCCATTTGGGGGACAACTTCTTGTTGCCGTGAGACGGGATGGTAACAATCAGATGTACCCTATTGCTTGGGCGTGTGTAGAGGTTGAAGATACAAATAGTTGGGGTTGTTTTTTGCAATTACTTGCAGATGATCTGGATACGCATGATGGCAGGGGTTACACGATTATGTCAGATCAACAAAAAGGATTGTTGAAGGCCATATCCATTGTGTGGCCAGCAGCTGAAACAAGAGTGTGTGCAAGGCACGTGTACTGCAATTTCAGACAAGTATATGGCGGTGGGTTGGAGTATAGAAGGGATTTCTGGAAAATAGCAAAGAGCACTACGATGAATGATTTCAATGCAAACATGGAGCTCTTTAAAGCTATTAAAGTGGAAGAAGGTGATGATTTACTGAAAAGGAACCATACGAAGTGGATTAGGGCATTTTTCACATCACAATCTGAATGTGATTGTATTGATAACAATATGAATGAAGTTTTTAATGCGTATATCTTGTCCTCGAGGCACAAACCAATTATAACAATGCTCGTAGACATAAGGGAGTCACTGATGGAAAGGCTCCACAAGAAAAGGGACTTCATTGCTAACAAGGACATACTAATCTGTCCTAGAATTCAAAAAAGGCTAGAGAAAGCAAAGCTTGATGCTCGGGGATGGCTAGCTTTCTGGGATGGACACTTTTCTTATGGTGTTAGAGAAGGAGCAACTCAAGTTCGGTATGCTGTTAGCTTTCTTGACAGAACATGCAGTTGCAATGCTTGGCAACTAAGTGGTGTGCCTTGCAACCATGCTGTTACAGCAATATGGAAAGCGATGGAACATCCCGAACATTATGTTTCCCACTGGTATTCAAAGGAAACATATCTGAAAGCTTATTTGTTTCCTTTAGAGCCTCTCAATGGTCCTCAACAGTGGCCAACATCCATGTATGAACCCATCGAAGCACCGGGATGTAAGAAGTTGCAGAATCGACCCACTGTGAAGAGAAAGCCGTCAGTTGGAGAAAATGTGCAAGATAATATCAAGTTGAGCAAGAAGGGACTACCTCACAAGTGTTCTAACTGTGGGGAGGTGGGGCACAATAAAAGGAAGTGTTCTATGCCTCTTAAGGTACCAAATGGACCACCTGTTGCTAAGAAGACAGCAACTACACCTACTCAGTCAACACAAACAGAAACAACAACATCTCAAGCAGAAACAGGGGTTTTAGTTGCTCCAAAACAGAAGAAACAGGCTAAGGGGAAGCAACCAATGTATGTGAATGCACAGCAGGGGTTTGCACCAATGCACAACAAAGGTGTTGGGGTTTACACTTATCCTAATGGCTTTCAAAGGCAGGCTATGGTAAGTGTTTGTATCGATTCTTCGCTTTAG